A genomic segment from Methanosphaera cuniculi encodes:
- a CDS encoding acyl-CoA thioesterase, which translates to MYKTMITPRIGETDGLRHINNTVLPLWFETARNPIFEIFVPNYELTYKKWNLIMVHSEYNYLDQIFFGYDVEVRTYITKIGNSSFTIYQEAWQNGTIRANGSTILVHFDFIKQESQTIPPEIREKLQELYMDINDIEKQNKKEMKENKKQVEELNYIESDL; encoded by the coding sequence ATGTATAAAACAATGATAACACCAAGAATAGGTGAAACAGATGGACTAAGACATATAAACAACACAGTACTACCATTATGGTTTGAAACTGCTCGCAATCCAATATTTGAAATATTTGTACCAAACTATGAACTAACATATAAAAAATGGAATCTAATCATGGTACATTCAGAATATAATTACCTTGATCAAATATTCTTCGGATATGATGTAGAAGTAAGAACATATATAACAAAAATTGGAAACTCATCATTTACAATATACCAAGAAGCATGGCAAAATGGAACAATAAGAGCTAATGGATCAACAATACTAGTACATTTTGACTTCATAAAACAAGAAAGTCAAACTATACCACCTGAAATACGAGAAAAACTCCAAGAACTATACATGGATATCAATGATATAGAAAAACAAAACAAAAAAGAAATGAAAGAAAACAAAAAACAAGTTGAAGAACTAAATTACATAGAATCAGACCTATAA